In the genome of Plasmodium chabaudi chabaudi strain AS genome assembly, chromosome: 6, one region contains:
- a CDS encoding peripheral plastid protein 1, putative: MKLASKTVLNTLPLLLILLTICTRNILINSKKLNYTKGGNHTYNYNGWKKNDINKYFYIHNWKKRKRRNYKLQHYKLCSIFSIFKKQNDEKGEKKTNVSPISNQTATPKSDTQKGGSDGKGKVENVIKGEAKGIKKNDIKKRGEDSQTSHEGETYPEIVLDMNKNPQDALKNIQKYTEHLKNVMDKMISLLNNIFFYKTKYIENNKDFKMFFEYIFKEFEKNYKKVTYINEIEKMHYEDTKNEYYLANYKYFVKIASIIEEHLLHILKLKLQLLKLKALNEIKDIISKQTNNTDYVSFYNNINNIFISFEKELNNLQPDKYIFTIYDNIKEKKSNMLVNFNYNISIDKYQNHIKKIIDYLKKFSQDLTKKKKKKFYKDIEKNEHYENILRVIDNQQKQIEVLQEQLESSIDGGNGKYSPFYCSIAYRIPDTNLNISTQYLKKKFNIKLNCIPDDSMHLLGSYGFVKALPFGNLGLSLSLNF, translated from the coding sequence atgaaattagcTAGTAAAACCGTCTTAAATACATTACcccttttattaatattattaactaTATGTACACGcaatattttgataaattcaaaaaagtTAAATTATACTAAAGGGGGAAACCATACATACAATTATAATGggtggaaaaaaaatgatataaataaatacttttatattcataactggaaaaaaagaaaacgaAGAAATTACAAATTACAGCATTACAAGCTTTGCTcgattttttcaatattcaAAAAGCAAAACGATGAGAAAGgagagaaaaaaacaaatgtcTCTCCCATTAGCAATCAGACTGCTACCCCCAAAAGTGACACCCAGAAAGGTGGAAGCGATGGGAAAGGGAAGGTTGAAAATGTTATCAAGGGTGAAGCAAAAGgcataaagaaaaatgacATAAAGAAAAGGGGTGAAGATAGTCAGACTAGCCATGAGGGCGAGACCTATCCTGAAATTGTGCTAGACATGAATAAAAACCCACAAGACGCTctgaaaaatatacaaaaatatacagagcacttaaaaaatgttatggataaaatgataagcttgttaaataatatttttttttataaaacaaaatatatagaaaataataaagatttcaaaatgttttttgaatatatatttaaagagtttgaaaagaattataaaaaagttacatatataaatgaaatagaaaaaatgcatTATGAAGATactaaaaatgaatattatttagctaactataaatattttgtaaaaatagcTAGCATAATTGAAGAACATTTATTAcacatattaaaattaaaattacaaCTTTTAAAACTAAAAGCTTTAAATGAGATTAAAGATATAATTTCTAAACAAACTAATAATACAGATtatgtttctttttataataatataaataatatttttatttcatttgaaaaagagttaaataatttacaaccagataaatatatttttactatatatgacaatataaaagaaaaaaaaagtaatatgctagtaaattttaattataacatatctattgataaatatcaaaatcatattaaaaaaattatagattaccttaaaaaattttcacaagatctaacaaaaaaaaaaaaaaaaaaattttataaagacattgaaaaaaacgagcattatgaaaatatattaagagTAATAGATAATcaacaaaaacaaattgAAGTATTACAAGAACAATTAGAATCATCTATTGATGGAggaaatggaaaatattcCCCTTTCTATTGTTCTATTGCTTATAGAATACCAgatacaaatttaaatatatctacACAGTaccttaaaaaaaaattcaatataaaattaaattgcATTCCAGATGATTCTATGCATCTATTGGGTTCGTATGGATTCGTTAAAGCTCTTCCTTTTGGTAATCTTGGGCtttcattatcattaaatttttaa
- a CDS encoding glutathione peroxidase-like thioredoxin peroxidase, putative — MRILLIIKLCILFLIAGENFITMFPFFKKITVLKTELKPSLYDYNVKSLNGTDVPMSNYKNKVLIIFNSASKCGLTKNHVNQFNELHEKFNDKGLEILGFPTYQFFSQEFKQSCDISQFNQEKNIKYHVFAPVEVNGENTHELFKYLKFNCNEMHDENGVLENIGWNFGKFLVDKNGNVVKYYSPKLSPMYMEKDITDLL, encoded by the exons ATGcgaatattattaataattaaattatgtatattatttttaattgccggtgaaaattttatcacaatgtttcccttttttaaaaaaataacggTATTAAAAACGGAGTTGAAGCCATCTCTATATGACTATAATGTAAAGTCATTAAATGGAACCGATGTACCAATGTCAAACTACAAAAACAAAGtcttaattatttttaattccgCATCAAAGTGTGGATTAACTAAAAATCATGTTAATCAATTTAATGAATTACATGAAAAATTCAATGATAAAGGATTAGAG ATTTTGGGCTTCCCTACATATCAGTTTTTTAGCCAAGAATTTAAACAAAGTTGCGATATCAGCCAATTTAATCaagagaaaaatataaaataccaTGTCTTTGCTCCTGTTGAAGTTAATGGGGAAAATACCCACGAACTTTTTAAGTACCTTAAATTTAACTGCAACGAG ATGCATGATGAAAACGGTGTACTAGAAAACATCGGATGGAACTTTGGAAAATTCTTAGTAGacaaaaatggaaatgtAGTTAAGTATTATTCTCCAAAACTTAGCCCAATGTATATGGAAAAAGATATTACcgatttattataa